From Lemur catta isolate mLemCat1 chromosome 19, mLemCat1.pri, whole genome shotgun sequence, a single genomic window includes:
- the DLL3 gene encoding delta-like protein 3 isoform X2, with protein MVFPRMPQLRFRTVILALLFLPQARPAGVFELQIHSFGPGPGPGAPRSPCSTRGPCRLFFRVCLKPGVSEEAAESPCALGAALSARGPVYTEQPGAPAPDLPLPNGFMRVPFRDGWPGTFSLIIETWREELGEQIGGPAWSLLARVAGRRRLAAGSPWARDVQRAGAWELRFSYRARCEPPAVGAACARLCRPRSAPSRCGPGLRPCAPAEDECEAPTACRAGCSPEHGFCEQPDECRCLEGWTGPLCTVPVSASSCLSPRGPSSATAGCLIPGPGPCDGNPCANGGSCSETPGSFECACPRGFYGLRCEVSGVTCADGPCFNGGLCVGGADPDSAYICHCPPGFQGSNCEKRVDRCSLQPCRNGGLCLDLGHALRCRCRAGFAGPRCEHDLDDCAGRACANGGTCVEGGGARRCSCALGFGGRDCRERADPCAARPCAHGGRCYAHFSGLVCACAPGYMGARCEFPVRPHGADGAGALPAAPPGLRQGDAQRFLLPPAVGLLAAAGLAGAALLLVHVRRRGLARDTGSRLLAGTPEPSAHALPEALNNLRTQEGSEDGPSSSVDWSRPEDGDSRAIYVIPAPATYAREA; from the exons ATGGTTTTCCCACGGATGCCCCAGCTCCGGTTCCGGACGGTGATCCTAGCGCTCCTTTTCCTCCCCCAG GCCCGGCCCGCCGGCGTCTTCGAGCTGCAGATCCACTCTTTCGGGCCGGGACCAGGCCCGGGGGCCCCGCGGTCCCCTTGCAGCACCCGGGGGCCCTGCCGCCTCTTCTTCAGAGTCTGCCTGAAGCCGGGGGTCTCCGAGGAGGCCGCCGAGTCCCCGTGCGCCTTGGGTGCGGCGCTGAGTGCGCGTGGACCCGTCTACACCGAGCAGCCCGGAGCGCCCGCACCTGACCTGCCGCTGCCCAACGGATTCATGCGGGTGCCCTTCCGGGACGGCTGGCCG GGCACCTTCTCTCTCATCATTGAAACCTGGAGAGAGGAGTTAGGAGAGCAGATTGGAG ggCCAGCCTGGAGCCTGCTCGCGCGCGTGGCCGGCCGGCGGCGCCTGGCTGCCGGGAGCCCGTGGGCCCGGGACGTGCAGCGCGCGGGCGCCTGGGAGCTGCGCTTCTCGTACCGCGCGCGCTGCGAGCCGCCCGCCGTCGGGGCCGCGTGCGCGCGCCTCTGCCGCCCGCGCAGCGCCCCCTCGCGGTGCGGCCCAGGACTGCGCCCCTGCGCGCCAGCCGAGGACGAGTGTGAGGCGCCCA CAGCGTGTCGAGCAGGCTGCAGCCCAGAGCACGGCTTCTGTGAGCAGCCCGACGAATGCCGATGCCTGGAGGGCTGGACTGGGCCCCTCTGCACGGTTCCCGTCTCAGCCAGCAGCTGTCTCAGCCCTAGGGGTCCATCCTCTGCCACCGCCGGATGCCTCATACCTGGGCCTGGGCCCTGTGATGGGAACCCATGTGCCAATGGGGGCAGCTGTAGT GAGACACCGGGGTCCTTTGAATGTGCCTGCCCCCGTGGGTTCTACGGGTTGCGGTGTGAGGTGAGCGGGGTGACATGCGCCGATGGACCCTGCTTCAACGGGGGCTTGTGTGTCGGCGGCGCAGACCCTGACTCTGCCTACATCTGCCACTGCCCGCCTGGTTTCCAAGGCTCCAACTGTGAGAAGAGGGTGGACCGGTGCAGCCTGCAGCCGTGCCGCAATG GCGGGCTCTGCCTGGACCTGGGCCATGCCCTGCGCTGCCGCTGCCGCGCTGGCTTCGCGGGTCCCCGCTGCGAGCACGACCTCGACGACTGCGCCGGCCGCGCCTGCGCCAACGGCGGCACTTGCGTGGAGGGCGGCGGCGCGCGCCGCTGCTCCTGCGCGCTGGGCTTCGGCGGCCGCGACTGCCGCGAGCGCGCGGACCCCTGCGCCGCGCGCCCCTGCGCCCACGGAGGCCGCTGCTACGCCCACTTCTCCGGCCTCGTCTGCGCCTGCGCGCCGGGCTACATGGGCGCGCGGTGCGAATTCCCGGTTCGCCCCCACGGCGCGGACGGCGCAGGCGCGTTGCCCGCAGCTCCGCCGGGCCTCAGGCAGGGGGACGCGCAGCGCTTCCTTTTGCCGCCGGCTGTGGGACTCCTGGCGGCCGCGGGCCTGGCCGGGGCTGCGCTTTTGCTGGTCCACGTGCGCCGCCGTGGCCTTGCCCGGGATACTGGGTCTCGCTTGCTGGCGGGAACCCCGGAGCCATCGGCGCACGCGCTCCCTGAAGCACTCAACAACCTGAGAACGCAGGAGGGTTCCGAGGATGGCCCGAG TTCGTCCGTAGACTGGAGTCGTCCTGAAGATGGAGACTCTCGAGCGATTTACGTCATCCCTGCTCCTGCGACCTATGCCCGGGAG GCCTGA
- the DLL3 gene encoding delta-like protein 3 isoform X1, producing the protein MVFPRMPQLRFRTVILALLFLPQARPAGVFELQIHSFGPGPGPGAPRSPCSTRGPCRLFFRVCLKPGVSEEAAESPCALGAALSARGPVYTEQPGAPAPDLPLPNGFMRVPFRDGWPGTFSLIIETWREELGEQIGGPAWSLLARVAGRRRLAAGSPWARDVQRAGAWELRFSYRARCEPPAVGAACARLCRPRSAPSRCGPGLRPCAPAEDECEAPTACRAGCSPEHGFCEQPDECRCLEGWTGPLCTVPVSASSCLSPRGPSSATAGCLIPGPGPCDGNPCANGGSCSETPGSFECACPRGFYGLRCEVSGVTCADGPCFNGGLCVGGADPDSAYICHCPPGFQGSNCEKRVDRCSLQPCRNGGLCLDLGHALRCRCRAGFAGPRCEHDLDDCAGRACANGGTCVEGGGARRCSCALGFGGRDCRERADPCAARPCAHGGRCYAHFSGLVCACAPGYMGARCEFPVRPHGADGAGALPAAPPGLRQGDAQRFLLPPAVGLLAAAGLAGAALLLVHVRRRGLARDTGSRLLAGTPEPSAHALPEALNNLRTQEGSEDGPSSSVDWSRPEDGDSRAIYVIPAPATYAREVAAALPPRHTRTARAGDAAPAASRASFVLSVKGGG; encoded by the exons ATGGTTTTCCCACGGATGCCCCAGCTCCGGTTCCGGACGGTGATCCTAGCGCTCCTTTTCCTCCCCCAG GCCCGGCCCGCCGGCGTCTTCGAGCTGCAGATCCACTCTTTCGGGCCGGGACCAGGCCCGGGGGCCCCGCGGTCCCCTTGCAGCACCCGGGGGCCCTGCCGCCTCTTCTTCAGAGTCTGCCTGAAGCCGGGGGTCTCCGAGGAGGCCGCCGAGTCCCCGTGCGCCTTGGGTGCGGCGCTGAGTGCGCGTGGACCCGTCTACACCGAGCAGCCCGGAGCGCCCGCACCTGACCTGCCGCTGCCCAACGGATTCATGCGGGTGCCCTTCCGGGACGGCTGGCCG GGCACCTTCTCTCTCATCATTGAAACCTGGAGAGAGGAGTTAGGAGAGCAGATTGGAG ggCCAGCCTGGAGCCTGCTCGCGCGCGTGGCCGGCCGGCGGCGCCTGGCTGCCGGGAGCCCGTGGGCCCGGGACGTGCAGCGCGCGGGCGCCTGGGAGCTGCGCTTCTCGTACCGCGCGCGCTGCGAGCCGCCCGCCGTCGGGGCCGCGTGCGCGCGCCTCTGCCGCCCGCGCAGCGCCCCCTCGCGGTGCGGCCCAGGACTGCGCCCCTGCGCGCCAGCCGAGGACGAGTGTGAGGCGCCCA CAGCGTGTCGAGCAGGCTGCAGCCCAGAGCACGGCTTCTGTGAGCAGCCCGACGAATGCCGATGCCTGGAGGGCTGGACTGGGCCCCTCTGCACGGTTCCCGTCTCAGCCAGCAGCTGTCTCAGCCCTAGGGGTCCATCCTCTGCCACCGCCGGATGCCTCATACCTGGGCCTGGGCCCTGTGATGGGAACCCATGTGCCAATGGGGGCAGCTGTAGT GAGACACCGGGGTCCTTTGAATGTGCCTGCCCCCGTGGGTTCTACGGGTTGCGGTGTGAGGTGAGCGGGGTGACATGCGCCGATGGACCCTGCTTCAACGGGGGCTTGTGTGTCGGCGGCGCAGACCCTGACTCTGCCTACATCTGCCACTGCCCGCCTGGTTTCCAAGGCTCCAACTGTGAGAAGAGGGTGGACCGGTGCAGCCTGCAGCCGTGCCGCAATG GCGGGCTCTGCCTGGACCTGGGCCATGCCCTGCGCTGCCGCTGCCGCGCTGGCTTCGCGGGTCCCCGCTGCGAGCACGACCTCGACGACTGCGCCGGCCGCGCCTGCGCCAACGGCGGCACTTGCGTGGAGGGCGGCGGCGCGCGCCGCTGCTCCTGCGCGCTGGGCTTCGGCGGCCGCGACTGCCGCGAGCGCGCGGACCCCTGCGCCGCGCGCCCCTGCGCCCACGGAGGCCGCTGCTACGCCCACTTCTCCGGCCTCGTCTGCGCCTGCGCGCCGGGCTACATGGGCGCGCGGTGCGAATTCCCGGTTCGCCCCCACGGCGCGGACGGCGCAGGCGCGTTGCCCGCAGCTCCGCCGGGCCTCAGGCAGGGGGACGCGCAGCGCTTCCTTTTGCCGCCGGCTGTGGGACTCCTGGCGGCCGCGGGCCTGGCCGGGGCTGCGCTTTTGCTGGTCCACGTGCGCCGCCGTGGCCTTGCCCGGGATACTGGGTCTCGCTTGCTGGCGGGAACCCCGGAGCCATCGGCGCACGCGCTCCCTGAAGCACTCAACAACCTGAGAACGCAGGAGGGTTCCGAGGATGGCCCGAG TTCGTCCGTAGACTGGAGTCGTCCTGAAGATGGAGACTCTCGAGCGATTTACGTCATCCCTGCTCCTGCGACCTATGCCCGGGAGGTAGCCGCAGCCCTCCCACCCCGCCACACACGCACTGCGCGCGCTGGGGACGCGGCCCCTGCTGCCTCTCGGGCCTCCTTCGTTCTGTCTGTGAAAGGAGGAGGGTAG
- the TIMM50 gene encoding mitochondrial import inner membrane translocase subunit TIM50, whose protein sequence is MPDDCIPVGAPPASRRVVRVELACGNRPEVLCLSRAPVYPPRLRAPIGRSPGPGRTERERVGGAAWRQRKMAASAALFSLFRSGLRLGARGLCTRLATPPPRTPEQAAEIGSRGGTKAQGPQQQPRSEGPSYAKKVALWLAGLLGAGGTVSVVYIFGNNPVDETGAKIPDEFDNDPILVQQLRRTYKYFKDYRQMIIEPTSPCLLPDPLQEPYYQPPYTLVLELTGVLLHPEWSLATGWRFKKRPGIETLFQQLAPLYEIVIFTSETGMTAFPLIDSVDPHGFISYRLFRDATRYMDGHHVKDISCLNRDPARVVVVDCKKEAFSLQPYNGVALRPWDGNSDDRVLLDLSAFLKTIALNGVEDVRTVLEHYALEDDPLAAFKQRQSRLEQEEQQRLAELSKSNKQNLFFGSLTSRLWPRSKQP, encoded by the exons ATGCCAGATGACTGTATCCCAGTTGGCGCACCCCCGGCATCCAGGAGAGTGGTCAGAGTGGAGCTCGCCTGCGGCAATCGTCCTGAAGTCCTTTGTCTCTCTCGGGCTCCCGTCTACCCGCCCCGCCTCCGCGCTCCTATTGGCCGTAGTCCGGGCCCGGGGAGGACGGAGAGGGAGCGAGTGGGCGGAGCCGCGTGGCGTCAGCGCAAGATGGCGGCCTCGGCTGCACTGTTCTCGCTCTTCCGGAGCGGTCTTCGGCTGGGCGCGCGGGGACTGTGCACGAGGCTGGCGACGCCGCCCCCGCGGACCCCAGAGCAG GCCGCAGAGATTGGGAGCCGCGGGGGCACTAAGGCACAGGGGCCACAGCAGCAGCCGCGCTCAGAGGGTCCCAGCTATGCCAAAAAAGTTGCACTCTGGCTTGCTGGGCTGCTTGGAGCTGGTGGGACCGTGAGTGTTGTCTATATCTTCG GAAACAACCCTGTGGATGAAACCGGTGCCAAG ATTCCTGATGAGTTCGACAATG ATCCAATTCTGGTACAGCAGTTGCGTCGGACatacaaatatttcaaagattATAGACAG ATGATCATCGAGCCCACCAGCCCTTGCCTTCTCCCAGACCCTCTGCAGGAGCCGTACTACCAGCCGCCCTACACGCTTGTCTTGGAGCTCACTGGCGTCCTCTTGCACCCTGAGTGGTCG CTGGCCACTGGCTGGAGGTTTAAGAAGCGCCCAGGCATTGAGACCTTGTTCCAGCAGCTCGCCCCTTTGTATGAAATCGTCATCTTCACTTCAGAGACGGGCATG ACTGCATTTCCACTCATTGACAGCGTGGACCCCCATGGCTTCATCTCCTACCGCCTATTCCGGGACGCCACGAGATACATGGATGGGCACCATGTTAAG GACATTTCATGTCTGAACCGGGACCCAGCTCGAGTAGTCGTCGTGGACTGCAAGAAGGAGGCCTTCAGCCTACAGCCCTACAATGGTGTTGCCCTGCGGCCCTGGGACGGCAACTCTGATGACCGGGTCTTGTTGGATCTGTCTGCCTTCCTCAAGA CAATCGCACTGAACGGTGTGGAGGATGTCCGGACCGTGCTGGAGCACTACGCCTTGGAGGATGACCCTCTGGCGGCTTTCAAACAGCGGCAAAGCCGGCTAGAGCAG GAGGAGCAGCAGCGCCTGGCCGAGCTGTCCAAGTCCAACAAGCAGAACCTCTTCTTCGGCTCACTCACCAGCCGCTTGTGGCCTCGCTCCAAACAGCCCTGA